AAGTGGAAATAGGGTCAACATGGTATTGCTAAGTTCCTATCTCTCTTTTCTTGACAAAATTATGTTCCTACCTTATAGGCAGACTATATCCTGAATTCAATATAGAACAGAAGATATCAACCGATATTTGTTCCTATCTTAAGTAGCTTATGACTTTAAACTATCATTCCAACCAAGAAAATGAATAACAAAACGGAATTTTCAGCCTAAACCATAAAAGTTGAACAGACTCTTATCCTTATACGAAGGGGGTGGATTTGTCATGCAACTACTGAATTATGGGCCAATCACTTCATGTGTTTTATCCATGTTTATAAAGCAGAAGTAAGGCTTTATCCATGTTTATAAAGCAGAAGTAAGGCCCAAATGTCATTGGCATACAAAAAGACAACTACATCCCTACTATTTCAAACATATTTCATGTATGGAAAGGGATAATGTGAGTCTTGAGCAACGAGAAGAATTATTTTGCACTTTGGCAAACaaagagtaaaaatagaaagaaaaaaacttcaaatttgaAGCATGTTTAAATGTCTGCATTCTATGGCAAAGCTTATAGAAATGAGAAACAACAAGTTTAACAAATGAGACATCAAAGTAACTGTAACTTACCCTGTTTGAACCATAAACAAGTTGAAGTCACGCGGATTGGGAACGACACTCATGCATTTACTATCAATCTGATGACTGAAATCTGCTCTTCCCACACCAACATCAAATCCAAATATTCTCCTGTCTGCACCTGCAGATAACACAATCTGCTTCTGCTGCATACCAGCAACACCCATGACAGCAGAAGAATGAAGATTCCTGTGCAATGGTTTTGGCTTCCATTTGTTCTCACCATCCTGCTCACTCCAAAGTATAACAGCATGGTCACTTCCACCAGTTACAAAACATGTATCTTCCCAGGGCATAAAAACAATGCCATTGATAATTCCCTTAAAATGGGGCTTGTCCTCTAAGTATTTCACACGTGCTCCCTGTAAATTACATATAAATTCTGCATATATCAATAACAGTGACAGATAAAAGAAACTCAAACCcaaaagttttaattttatgtCAAGGTATGTGAGCCATACCCCTTGTTTATTCAGATCTGTAATTGATACTTGTGAGTCTCCACTATCAGCGGTATATACTGAAAAGAGCCGGTTTCCTTCCGGGTGCCAAGCTATATCTTCTGGCCATCTCTTTTTTTGGGATGCGGAATCAGAAGAATTAAGCAGAGAGGCTCCTGATCTACAAAATAATACAGagaggagaaagaaaatatgaatcAGATTATATGGGCTGGTCAACTTTACAATATATTAAAGTACATCTATAATGCTCTACACTCCTAAACATCAGTGGTAGAGGAAAGGACCGTCATACAGTCAAATTACAATTAAATGGGAAGAAACAAATGTACACAAGATAACAAAGGACAAAGAAACttgaaaagaaaggaaaaaccAAAATGGAAGTTCAAAGCCATAAAGTTTTCCAAAACAAAACCTCACATTGAGGAAGTAGAAAATTACTAGGATTAAAGGAATAGCCTAGCTCAAGCTCACGAGAGCTTGTATATTCCTATTTCCCTCCCACATCATATAATATGCTTGTAACTAACACTCCTAACTGACAGCATAGATTGTTCTAGAGAGTTCTAAGGGGGATAACCAACTCACATCTGtcagttagttagttaattagttacaacttacaagccATAGGCGAGTTTGTTACAAACATATTATATGATGTGGGAGCCTGGGAGGGACTATACAAGCTCTCATGAGCTTGAGCTAGGCTATTCCTTCAATAAAATTTGATAGAGATAATAGACTGTCAGCAGAAGTGGTAGGAACAACCATAGGGAGTAAACTGAAGACAGATTATGTGTGTGCAAAAACCTGATATGTATTAGAAAGACTCCCATTTCACAATTTTAGATTTAGCATATCTATTTATACCAACATTGTCACATAAATAAGAATAAAAGCTCTGCAAAGTGTCACCGGAAAGATAAATTTGGGCATACCCCCTAGATTGGACTTGCCAAAAGTTGACCACTCCGTCCAAAGCACTGCAGAATTCCAAAAAAGTAGCAATAATCAGACtaaaagattatatatattgcattatcAGAAGAAACATATATTACAAAAGAGAACAAAAACGACAATTGTTATCGCTCTAACCACTAAAGGTCATGTCGTAAAAAGATATGAACCATCTTTTATGAAATAAACAAACCTTTGTACAAGATTCAATATTTATGTATAAATCTTGATAGAGAAGCACACTCACAAAGCAAGTTGTCAACTAATTTCCTAGCTATAACTTTCTTATATACTCTAGTTCAGGCAAATATTCAAGTAGTTACCGATAAAAGAATCAGAAAGAATCATATTCAAGAGAGATATTAAGACCCCAGAGGCTTTTTCTGTAGCAATCATGTGGATGTTGAATTTTATTCAAATATGCTTTAAAGACCAAAAAGGTAAAATGTTAAATTTCAGAACATCGATGTGAACCTCTCATTCTATCTTGATTGGCAAACTTTATAAGTTGGCCCATACCGATAAAAGTATAAGCCTGGTTATTGATTGATCATATTGCAAATTGCAATTTAACTACAATTGTTCCCTGTTGATAACAGTTGACCCCATACCTTCTGTGGATAAAAACTGGGAGATGAAAAGAGACAGGTAAAAGGAGAATTTAAAAAGGCAGAGATTTAACTATTAATCATTAATAATGAGTAAACTTTCAACAAATCACTGAAAGGCAAGTTTTTTAGAAACAAAATAATCCGATTACCTAGTTGCAAAAATCTGATCATTCACAGGAGACAAAGCAATACTCCGCAATTTCCTCTTGTGCTGACTTGAGATGTGGTTGCTTCCTTGGCAGTGTACCAATTTCACTGTGGAACTCTTACGTATTAAAGGAATCAATTCCTGGTGTTCTTTCTGTTCTGGAAAAAGTGCACAAAAAATTTATGAAGTTCAACTACAACCAAAAGCAACCTTGAGATGAAGTAGCAGCAATATGCCAATAACACACAAAATCCACAGAGCAGCATGTAACCCTACATGCAGTAAATCTACCAACTAAATATACAAAGAGCCAGTTCAGATAAGCTTTCTGAGAAGCTCTTATGGGGGAAAAAGCTACTAAACAACAGTTCAGTTTTTCAAGAACTCACTCATTTAACTTCTgtgtaaacatgtataaaagCTCATAAGAAATGTAGCACTAACGCTTCAGATTAAAAGATGTCTAGTGTCTAACAAGTGTTGGTGTCAAGCACAATATCGACACATTTagttactttaattaattctattttttacaattattaCCAGTATCTATCTACGCGTCTGTTTGATTTGCAAAAGGTAATTAATGGACAGAACAACACAAGACAGAACAGGACAAATTTTAAGAATAAGGGTTCATTTATCTCGTAAGATGTTTGGTTGACAAAAGATTATTTCAGTATTTTAGACAACACttgggacaaaaagttgtcatgtggtttCGTAAGAgacaagaatttcagttttttcCAGTCTTATGACCCTCGGTTTGTCTAGTCCCAAgaaaagttttaaaatcaaacacaatagtTATCTTGTCCGccccttatttttttagcagatAAAAAATACCCTACATGTTAGTGTCATAAACAGAATAGAAAAATCTATagccataaataaataaaaacaaagaaacaatCAAATCAAACCCTAATAATAACATTTCTCATCCCATAATAAAAAGCACACGACGTGCCTAACCCTAATACCTATAGTCTCTATAGTCTAGTAATTATAAATGTCTTACCAAATTTTCTTTTGATCCCTTTATCCTTAACTTCAACATTGTGTTGCTCTCGACGAGCCTTATCAGATTTTCCAGCACTAACTGAAGTAGAAGAAACCGGTGGAGTAACTGTTTCAGAACAAGAAGCTCTGGCAGCAGCAGCAGGAGGCCGCGAAACCTTAGGAGTAACAACAGGAATAACAAGTGCAGGTTTATTACTTTTGTAAGTTCGCTCATTCCTATCAATAATAGGACTATTTGATCTAGGCTCTGTTTTCACAGCTACAattccattattattattatcattattatcagaatttgttaattttttagttGTAGATTGAACTGGATTAGTTTGACCTCGAAGACGAGCCAATTTCAATTCTGTATCTTTAAGCCTCTTTTCCGCTTCATCAAGCTGCATATATTAATCACACAAACtttataataacaataattaatggaaatgaaaatgaaaattagggaatgaatgaatgagaCCTGATTTTTGTAATAAGCGAGACGTTTACGGAGATTGTTAACTTCGCAGGTACGGTGTTCGATTAAAGCGACTAAtgcttcttcttgttcttctctgCTTGTGCTTCCGTTATCTTCTTCTTCtgccattttttgttgttgttaatcgATCATTTCATGAGTCGAGTGTTTTTTTCGCTTTGTCTAAAACCTCGCTTTCTTGTCTTAGGCGCACGGTGTAGCGGAATTGGGCTTCGCCAATGTTTTTTTCGTTgctattttgaagaaaatcaaaagtTGTATTTCTTTGGATTTatattatcttcttttttaaAAAGGAGCTTTATATCTTCTTTTTTGGAGTATCAGTTTGCTAATTgctaataatttcaatattaattacttcatttttcttaattatgtTTAGGTCTCGCTATCTGGTTTCTcgtagggatggcaaaaaaatccaaacccgagagacccacccgaactcaaacccaagtcaatgggcgaaacccgatttgactgggtttgggtttgggttcgggtgacacccgataatatgggtgtgagtttggtatcagtcaaacccacacccgaaacccatacacccacccgaaatattttataattacctaattactcccatagtctccctcaatttccttggaagaccttaaattttagttgtaatttaatttcttgaaaatctatgtaatttaattttgggTGAGACTTTTTAGaaattgtcttaaaaaaaatgtttattttgaaagttaaatattttaatttttaataatgtattgatttaacatatttttataaaattttactatttaaaattttaaaaagtgcTCGAGAAatactagttagcattttctattatattttaCGGTTATcgttttaaaaaatcaaaatactccatccgtttcaaattacttgactttttagaaaattttatttttttcaaattacttgtctttttgataatttatgttatattttgtctattataccttccttattttaaatctttttattgtattttttttttactaaatttctttgtataatttgtttattgtttttgttttgattttttctttggaaagagaaagtgtgtgcatataaaaaaaaatattggtgaattaaaataagaatatataaaataagaatataatagaaaaataagatgcaaaaatacactttcttaatttcttgttttttttctttctaaaaagtcgattaatttgaaacggatggaGTAATGAATAATCATACTACTCTAAGACAATGAAAGTTACactcatttttatttatgattatgattagaAATAGTTGGACTCCAACTAAGATATTGAATTCAAGTAGTTAATGAACACCTCCTATGACGGATCATTCGGAAGAATCCAAGCTCGATTTATGGTGGAAACAAGTTTTTCTAATCTCGCGACCGAACTCTCTATTATTGAAATCTATTCTCCTGAGAATCAGAGGGTTTCAAAGTGTCGGGACGGAAGTTGCCCTTGGTGTCCATAACATAGGGAGTCATAAGAGATTGTTTTGTAAATGTAATTTTGCGATAGCGGTTTGGTATGCAATTCACAAATGGTGCAACCACGatcttttctctcttttaaGTCATTTACATCTAGCCTAGGTGAAAAGAGATGGAAGATAAGCCTTCGTATGTCTTGGCACTAGACGATTTGAGCTACTCGGCGGGCGAGAAATGGTCTTATCTTTTCTTCTCAAACTCCAAGTATTTGAAGAGGTTGTGAAAGCAATCAAATATGTCTCCTTGAATTGGCTCTTGGCTTTGAAGTTGGGTGCAGTGTTTGTTAGCTATTGTACAGTTAGATAGGGATTTTTTTTGTCCTAGTAGCTTGTTCTATGGACTGGCGCTCAATTCATCCACACGCTTTTAGTAGAATATTATTCGTATTTTTGTTCACGTTAACTAAATATTTATCTTTGCCCTTCGAAGTTCAAATGACaaagcttatacataaacaaAGTGAAAATTAGGCGGCATTTTGTGTCTAGTTTTCTATAGGCATTAAGTTTAGACTTACAAGGGTTATTTCATTCTTGAATTTTAGAATATGTTCAAACAACAAAAGTTAGTGAAAAGATTGATGTGCCGGAGGAGTTGTCCTATTGGAACTAACAACTGGTATGGAGACCAACACTCGTCTCTTTCGAAGTGGGTGTGGCGTCAAATTTTGTTGAAAGCAATGTCGAAGAGTTGCTAGACAAAGATGTGATGAAAGCTCGTTACTTGGATGAAATGTGCACAGTTTTCAAACTTAAGAGTCATGTGTGCTGCAACGTTGCCTTATAGTAGGCCTTCCATGAAAGAAGTCATGCACAGACATTGCTTAGCTTTGCAGAATCATTGCTTAGCTTTTCACATGTCAATTCCAATACTAGACTAGAGATAAGACATTCAAGTTAAGAGAAAACCGAAAGCTCTGTTTTCACTTTCAATATTGAGAAGCTATCTACAAAAGAATTTTGTATTTATCAGATACAAATGATTTTGCCTTCATTTTCGGTTTTCCATCACTTCCCGGAGACATGCACTTCACCCCGATGACAGTAGACAAACCTGCACAAATAAAAGATTAGTTGTTTAATCGTAGTATTGACTTAGCTAAAGATCTAGTGTAATGACATATCTACCCCCATCAACAAATAAAAGATTAGGCCAAATTTCTAAATATAACAAAGTACTATGATTGTAATCACTCTCGTGTACACGGTCATACACCATTCTTCCCCCTTTCCAATATTCCAAAGGCTTTGTCCGGAACCTGGTGCTTCTCCTTACACCAGACTCCCATGATGTACCAGCATTTGGTAAGATAGAGTAAGAATactgaatatatatatataatgaatgagATAAATGGGAAGTACAAACCTGCAAGGCTCTTCCTCTGCTGAAGTTTCTTACCTTTAGACTCTTTTTGTGCACATAATTTAACTCTTTTCTAATTCTCTCTTCTTTAACTCTCTTGTTtctctcaaaccaaacaaaGGCTAAGGGCTTGTGGGTCATTGATGGATCAACCAAACTTCCACCTCAAGTTGCTGCAAAATATCGCATACAGTTTATAGATTTCATACATGTGGTGATGTCAATTTTGGTATTTGCAGCAATTGCATTGTTTGATCAGAATGTGGTGAATTGTTTTTTTTCAGAACCATCAAATGAGATACAGGAAATACTCACTGTGTTGCCTGTGACAATTGGTGTTTTTTGCAGCATGCTTTTTGTTGCTTTTCCTACTGAGAGACATGGAATTGGTTTCCCCCTTTCAACAAGTTAATAATTGAGATTGTTTTTACGTTCATGGTTATATCCGATTTCAATGATTTATTTGACTAATTGTGTTGGGAACagattatatatattcaatCCAAGTGCATTATGTTATAAAATTAACCTGTAAATACTTTGCAAATACAAGGCAAGACACCCTACAATGGGCCCATCTTTGTAAGTTATAACACCATATTTCAATACCTTCTAATGTTATATTAAACCAGGACGAAAACTAGCAACTAGCACCAGAAAGATTTCCTTTCTAATCCATTGTTAATTATCTTGAACATGAAAGTAATacttttactctttttttcttcttcttttatatGTGGAATTGATCGCTTTCGAAACTCTTAAAACTGATAATCGCCTCAATCAATTAGGATTATAGTCTTATTGATCACCTCTgcttgattaaaattaaaatttagacCAGGTTTACGTCTGAAGTAATGCTACACAAccaaaaacacttgacagaaTTCAACAAGAATTTGTGAATATTCAAGGATAAGAAGTTAGTGGTCAAGAGTCAAGACCACTCCTGTATCCAAAAGTCAATTATAATGCCAACTCATTTTGATTACCTGGCTATCTAGTATTTTTCCTGTTGTGTAACATAAGTTTATAGTATTAAATTAAAGTACTATTGTCAGAGAATACATTTTGACGCAGAAACCTAGGAACCACCAAACcaagttatttgaattttttctggGGAAAAAAGATGGTCATCCCATAGCAAAAACCTGGGAACTATGAACCAGCTATTTGAACTTTTCCAATGTACTGAATCTAAAAGACAGATATACATGTTGAAGAATCACAACGATATACATGTTTCCAGGAGAGATGTAAAGTTTCCCAATATCCCCCAACTGAAAATTTCAGCATTGGCTAATCATGATCCACTAACACAAACAGACATGATGTGTCAAAAATACAATCTATTTACTTAGCAATCTACAAATTTACATTATCTAGCAAGAATTTTGAACTTCTCAATTTTTGTCGTAACAGATAAAACAGAACATTAGAATCCTGTTAAAGTATAGTGCGAATTCagaattaagaaaattaagaatCTCAACAAAAATGTTAATTGTGGCACTAAGAAAAGAATGCAATATACTTACAATTTTTGGCCAGATTTATGGAACTGACTTAGGAACAAGTTTTgtagagaaaagaaaataaccaGCATGTAATGATGGGTTTGGTCAAAACAAAGGAGTTTTAATTACCTGTGTTTACCTTTACCCAGTAGACCAGAACCCTGGAAAATCATTTTCCAACAAGTATTTGCCtcattaaaatttcaaaagaagtTGGGCAAGAACCAAGAAGTATTAAGTCAGCCTCCGATTGCGCACAGCAAATCTACGTCACAGTTTGAACCTTTATCCTTGATCATGGAAGCAATGATCCCCAGAGAAAGTCCACACATTAGTACATTCCATTTTCTCTCATCCGGACTAACCAACTTCAATTCTCAGCTTCAACAAATTTCTGCTTCAGCTCAGCCAGCAATAGCTCAGTGGCTTCTCTCACTTTTTTCCGATCCCAAAGTCCACACATTAATACATTCCATATTCCCTCATCTGGAATGCAGCCATCTAGTATCATCTCGTCCAAAATCCGACCAGCTTTGTTCAGGTCTCCTCTCTTGCAAAAGCATTTGACTAAACAGTCAAAAGTGCCAATCTCAACAGATATGCCTCTAGTACGCATactgagatacaattggaatgCGCGAGGTGGATCAATATTATTACCAAGACCTTGGACCACCATGTTATGCATTCTGACATGAAAACTCCAACTTGCTCGATTAGGTGAGATACCACCACTAAGAACCATCTCATCAATGAAGTTTGCAGCTTCTTGATAGCTGCTTTCTGCACAGAGACCACTTATGATTCTCCCGTACATCCCTGCATTTGGTTTCAATCCTTGAAGCCTCATCCTATCAAGAATCTCAACAGCTTCTCTATGCTTTCCTTCTTTACACAGTCCATCGATTAAAGTACTATAAGTGACCATGTTAGGCGAATGACGTCTTCTAACCATCACTTCTAACAACTCCATTGCTTGTGATGACTGTCCACATTTACAAAAACCATCCATCAAAGAACTGTAAGTAAAAACATTTGGCTCAATACCATTTCTTATCATCTCTTCAAGCAATTCTATAGCTTCATCCAAATTATTAGATTGACACAAGCCATGTATCAAACTAGTATAGCTAACAACAGACGGCGACAAACCTTTCTCCCCCATCTCATCCAACAGTTCCTTTGCCTGACTGATTTTTCCAAGCTTGCACAACCCATTAATCAATGTACCATATGTATAGGAATCAGGCTGGCATCCACGATTGGGCATTTCACGAAATATCCGGAAAGCAGACTCAACAGTTTCCTTGTTTTTGCACAGTGCCTTGATCAAAATATTGAGGGAAACAACACTCGGCGGAATGCCCTTTTCTCGCATCTCCTTATAAAAACCAATAGCCCTTTTCACATAGTTTTCCTCCACGAGAATATCAAATATTGTAAGGTAAGACTTTTGTGTGGGCCTAAGCTGaaatttttccattttatgGAAAACCCTAATGGCATCAAGCGGCCTATGCACACGTCCATAACCTCTGCATATAGTTAAAAATATGTCCTCAGTAACCTCACAATCTTCTTGCTTCATTCTCTCCAACATTCCTTCTGCTGGCCTAAACTGGTTCACAGAAACTAGCCTATAGATCATTGCACCAAAAGTTTTGTGATCATGACGAAATCCATTTTTATACTCATCAGTTGCTGAATCAAACATAACGACAGCTTTGTTTATATCCTTTTCTGCTTTTATTAGCTGTTCAACTAATGAATTTGTAATTTGCTTCGGCCACTTAAACAAAGTTTTACTAGCCATAATCtttaaaaaatcttaaaaaagtGACAGATTTTGGAAAGTTGAATACAATACTAGTTGATCATAACAAACATCTTGATTCAATAGCAAGCATAGAAATATGAGTGGAACAAACTACACTGAATCCGGAGGAACAATCAATGGTAAGTGTTAAATCAGGTTGTGGGCAATGTTAGAGTTAGATTTAGAGTTTGAGACTTGGGTGAAGCATTTCATCAAATGGGTGTCAGGCAAAATGAAACTGCTGAACAATGTTATCAGAAATTGAATTGAAAGATAGTGAATTGTAAGTGAAGGTGAGGAATGAAATGGAAAAAGGAGTTGTGAGAGAGTTACCATGGATCAGAGATGGTTGTGGATGGCGACAATATCGTTGGAGGATGGATGATGGAAGGGAAAGAGAGAAAGACATGCGAGAGGGTTTTCAGCACCaacatatttgtttttaaaacttttttagtCAATACTCAAtagattttatttaattaattatcaaattaaaaGTATAGTAAATCAAATCTCATATAATTTTCAGATCCAAAAAATCTCatattgttatgaataatatagatgtggatgtccattagtctaggcccatattcttggcccatgtaatctcctatatatatgactatctagcacgatagtctctcctctttcaaaaaaaaaggtatatcAACAATGGGaattgacaattttattttatgtatgaatttttttttattctattttttcagatcattttgttcttctcgtttttttatattaattcacaaacctacgatccagaagtatcgtggtgatatgaatcctgaa
This portion of the Trifolium pratense cultivar HEN17-A07 linkage group LG3, ARS_RC_1.1, whole genome shotgun sequence genome encodes:
- the LOC123917967 gene encoding U5 small nuclear ribonucleoprotein 40 kDa protein, with the protein product MAEEEDNGSTSREEQEEALVALIEHRTCEVNNLRKRLAYYKNQLDEAEKRLKDTELKLARLRGQTNPVQSTTKKLTNSDNNDNNNNGIVAVKTEPRSNSPIIDRNERTYKSNKPALVIPVVTPKVSRPPAAAARASCSETVTPPVSSTSVSAGKSDKARREQHNVEVKDKGIKRKFEQKEHQELIPLIRKSSTVKLVHCQGSNHISSQHKRKLRSIALSPVNDQIFATSALDGVVNFWQVQSRGSGASLLNSSDSASQKKRWPEDIAWHPEGNRLFSVYTADSGDSQVSITDLNKQGGARVKYLEDKPHFKGIINGIVFMPWEDTCFVTGGSDHAVILWSEQDGENKWKPKPLHRNLHSSAVMGVAGMQQKQIVLSAGADRRIFGFDVGVGRADFSHQIDSKCMSVVPNPRDFNLFMVQTGTHEKQLRLFDIRLRRTELHAFGWKQESSESQSALINQAWSPDGLYITSGSADPVIHIFDIRYNVNRPSQSIRAHQKRVFGALWLQSLPLLISISSDLNIGLHTLQK
- the LOC123917969 gene encoding pentatricopeptide repeat-containing protein At5g46100-like, whose protein sequence is MASKTLFKWPKQITNSLVEQLIKAEKDINKAVVMFDSATDEYKNGFRHDHKTFGAMIYRLVSVNQFRPAEGMLERMKQEDCEVTEDIFLTICRGYGRVHRPLDAIRVFHKMEKFQLRPTQKSYLTIFDILVEENYVKRAIGFYKEMREKGIPPSVVSLNILIKALCKNKETVESAFRIFREMPNRGCQPDSYTYGTLINGLCKLGKISQAKELLDEMGEKGLSPSVVSYTSLIHGLCQSNNLDEAIELLEEMIRNGIEPNVFTYSSLMDGFCKCGQSSQAMELLEVMVRRRHSPNMVTYSTLIDGLCKEGKHREAVEILDRMRLQGLKPNAGMYGRIISGLCAESSYQEAANFIDEMVLSGGISPNRASWSFHVRMHNMVVQGLGNNIDPPRAFQLYLSMRTRGISVEIGTFDCLVKCFCKRGDLNKAGRILDEMILDGCIPDEGIWNVLMCGLWDRKKVREATELLLAELKQKFVEAEN